The Panicum hallii strain FIL2 chromosome 9, PHallii_v3.1, whole genome shotgun sequence genome has a window encoding:
- the LOC112876781 gene encoding LOW QUALITY PROTEIN: thioredoxin-like 1-2, chloroplastic (The sequence of the model RefSeq protein was modified relative to this genomic sequence to represent the inferred CDS: inserted 2 bases in 1 codon), which yields MAAAAAQAVAKGSVVSPSGNRAAPGLLDRRRGAVAARMAPSAVRIGGTWRKTAFLGGRLAVGPRRSRSAPRTLVASPVQMNMNLAIGKSMRWWEKGLQPNMREIESAQDLVDSLTNAGDRLVIVDFFSPGCGGCRALHPKICQFAEQNPDVLFLQVNYEEHKSMCYSLHVHVLPFFRFYRGAQGRLCSFSCTNATIKKFKDALAKHKPDRCSIGPTRGLEESELLALAGNKDLQFTYTKKPELIPSGDAAAEVIAPEPAKLPAATKPLVRLGSEDRSXWSHQEDEMHDHL from the exons atggcggcggcggcggcgcaggcggtcGCGAAGGGGAGCGTGGTGTCGCCGAGCGGCAACCGGGCCGCGCCGGGGCTACTGGACCGGCGGAGGGGCGCCGTGGCGGCGCGGATGGCGCCGTCGGCGGTGCGCATCGGGGGGACCTGGAGGAAGACCGCGTTCCTCGGCGGGAGGCTGGCGGTCGGGCCCAGGAGATCCAGGTCCGCGCCCCGGACTCTCGTCGCGTCGCCGGTGCAG ATGAATATGAACCTTGCGATTGGGAAATCCATGAGGTGGTGGGAGAAGGGGCTGCAGCCTAACATGCGGGAGATCGAGTCCGCCCAGGACCTCGTCGATTCCTTGACCAACGCCGGCGACAGGCTCGTAATCGTGGACTTCTTCTCCCCCGGGTGCGGCGGTTGCCGTGCTCTTCACCCAAAG ATTTGCCAGTTTGCGGAGCAGAACCCGGATGTGCTGTTCTTGCAAGTGAACTATGAGGAGCACAAGTCTATGTGCTACAGCCTCCATGTCCATGTCCTCCCTTTCTTCAGGTTCTACAGGGGAGCTCAGGGACGGCTCTGCAGCTTCAGTTGTACCAACGCAACT ATCAAGAAGTTCAAGGATGCCCTTGCAAAGCACAAACCAGATAGATGTAGCATTGGCCCAACTAGGGGGCTGGAGGAATCAGAGTTATTAGCACTGGCCGGAAACAAGGACCTGCAGTTCACCTACACCAAGAAGCCAGAACTGATCCCCAGTGGAGATGCTGCTGCGGAGGTCATTGCTCCCGAGCCTGCAAAGCTCCCTGCGGCAACAAAGCCGTTGGTCAGGCTGGGGTCCGAGGATAGGTC TTGGTCTCATCAGGAAGATGAGATGCATGATCATCTTTAG
- the LOC112873072 gene encoding U11/U12 small nuclear ribonucleoprotein 65 kDa protein: MASFPATHALPPAPTAPYPATPPPLQQHHQHQQQPGPAPAGAATLLVRHLPEAITQEMLSRLFSHYGATSVRPCAGGKLRNCAFVDFRDEAAANHAHSLLNRLRFLGKVLIVERANQPNANNAHVKPQDQLVHGVSQVPSAGSQNQKNPTSTAEPIAPKLGVDYPFPPHLEYAYPPPDGNILTNIVNALIAVPRFYTQVLHLMNKMNLPAPFRMALPTPPLPSQVPAPPHPPPPPQPEEARSADLSSDESELESSDDDVDKRKSKRAKHEVIVGPAVDKSVAHEAVGVKPAALVSTELQVIKKKNPVLQIKIAPKTTQKEPPVQSTADKEMDSTNEQLEEKHFVTPQEIEKDKLPPEEILSLPMFKNYTPGNPAAVLYIKNLAKDVTHDDFFYVFGSLFESMDSARSGLSIKLMQEGRMRGQAFVTFPTVELAQRALNLAHGYVFKGKPVIIQFGRNPAANKAS; this comes from the exons aTGGCGTCCTTCCCGGCGACGCACGCGCTGCCTCCAGCCCCAACAGCACCCTACCCCGCGACTCCGCCGCCTCTCCAGCAgcaccaccagcaccagcagcagccGGGGCCCGCTCCGGCGGGGGCGGCGACGCTGCTGGTGCGGCACCTCCCGGAGGCGATCACGCAGGAGATGCTCTCCCGCCTCTTCTCCCACTACGGGGCCACGTCCGTCCGCCCCTGTGCCGGTGGAAA GCTGAGGAATTGTGCATTTGTAGATTTTAGGGATGAGGCCGCGGCCAATCATGCACATTCGTTATTGAACAG GTTGAGGTTCCTTGGGAAAGTGTTAATAGTTGAGAGAGCAAATCAGCCAAATGCAAATAATGCACATGTGAAGCCTCAGGACCAATTAGTGCATGGGGTGTCCCAGGTACCAAGTGCTGGTTCCCAAAATCAGAAGAATCCTACATCGACTGCTGAACCAATTGCTCCAAAGCTTGGTGTGGACTATCCATTTCCTCCGCATCTTGA GTATGCATATCCACCACCAGATGGAAACATATTGACAAATATTGTCAATGCCCTCATTGCCGTCCCTCGATTCTACACACAG GTGTTGCACTTAATGAACAAGATGAACCTTCCAGCTCCATTTCGGATGGCATTGCCTACGCCACCGCTACCATCACAAGTGCCTGCTCCCCCTcatcctccaccaccaccgcaaCCTGAGGAAGCTCGTTCAGCTGATTTGTCTAGTGATGAGTCTGAGTTGGAATCATCTGAT GACGATGTTGATAAACGGAAAAGCAAGCGTGCAAAGCATGAAGTTATTGTTGGTCCTGCAGTTGATAAAAGTGTTGCTCATGAAGCTGTTGGGGTAAAACCTGCTGCATTGGTTTCTACTGAGCTTCAAGTGATCAAAAAGAAAAACCCAGTACTCCAG ATAAAAATTGCCCCTAAGACTACGCAGAAGGAACCACCAGTACAAAGTACAGCTGACAAGGAAATGGATTCAACAAATGAACAGCTTGAAGAGAAACATTTTGTCACACCCCAGGAAATAGAGAAAGATAAATTACCACCAGAGGAGATTTTGTCCCTTCCTATGTTCAAG AATTACACTCCAGGAAATCCTGCTGCTGTTTTGTACATTAAGAACTTGGCAAAGGATGTCACTCATGATGACTTCTTCTATGTCTTTG GGTCTCTTTTCGAAAGTATGGACAGTGCAAGATCGGGTCTGAGTATCAAGTTAATGCAG GAGGGACGGATGCGTGGTCAAGCCTTTGTGACATTTCCTACTGTTGAACTCGCTCAACGAGCTCTG AATCTAGCTCATGGCTATGTGTTCAAAGGAAAACCAGTGATCATACAATTTGGTAGAAATCCTGCTGCTAATAAAGCTTCCTAG